One Spirochaeta cellobiosiphila DSM 17781 DNA window includes the following coding sequences:
- a CDS encoding HDOD domain-containing protein, with translation MDKTSIDKVKWSIRKKYPITCTIQDLDQKEEDFILGLLKMILDLYNKSEFCDQLFYCLKELIINGQKANYKRLYFDKYNYDLDDSASYYEGIEKFKEQLSINIDQFKKWQREAGLYVRVSFLATSEYLDIWVRNNSLATEHEIERIHKKIQRANEYTDMQDALLQSVDDEEGAGLGIIILSLMLKKIGVEEEGFLYHLTEEETQIKIRIPFIHGVKDSTELLYRKLSESIETLPTFPEHIIKLENLIKDENSSTRDISQQVLKDKNLTANVLKLANSPVYGLSGSISDISDAIKIIGLGLLENLLYTTGVETVFNQKPDSSLFKKNEGISQIVIMLAKEYDIPRKYWESAFLGSLLHDIGSFSFDMFNPGFAEKFSDFCRDKQIPVNIYEEAFAGYSYAEIGALLAKKWNFPDSVVEVIEYHNYPAACKSPEPVCVYLVHLAINIYKYSKDISNFNNLSYEVKQFFSLNNSDEFKKLCNKWIDTREKKTRREETVSPGQET, from the coding sequence TTGGATAAGACTTCAATAGATAAAGTTAAATGGTCAATTAGAAAAAAATATCCCATTACTTGTACAATTCAGGATCTCGATCAAAAAGAAGAAGATTTTATCCTTGGTCTTTTGAAGATGATTTTAGATCTCTACAATAAAAGTGAGTTTTGTGATCAATTGTTTTATTGCTTAAAAGAATTAATCATTAATGGTCAGAAAGCTAATTATAAAAGGCTCTATTTTGATAAATATAATTATGACTTAGATGATTCTGCCAGCTATTATGAAGGAATTGAAAAATTTAAAGAGCAATTGTCTATCAACATTGATCAATTTAAAAAATGGCAAAGGGAAGCAGGATTATATGTACGAGTATCTTTTCTAGCTACATCAGAGTATTTGGATATTTGGGTTCGTAACAACTCATTGGCAACAGAACATGAGATAGAGAGAATTCACAAAAAGATACAGAGAGCCAATGAATATACAGATATGCAGGATGCTTTACTACAATCGGTAGATGATGAAGAAGGGGCTGGACTGGGTATCATTATACTATCGTTGATGTTAAAAAAAATAGGTGTGGAAGAAGAAGGCTTTTTATATCATCTCACAGAGGAAGAAACGCAAATAAAAATTAGAATCCCTTTTATTCATGGTGTTAAAGATTCTACAGAGTTACTCTATAGAAAGTTATCTGAATCTATTGAAACATTACCCACATTTCCAGAGCATATTATTAAATTAGAAAATCTTATTAAGGATGAAAACTCTTCAACAAGGGACATTAGCCAACAAGTTTTAAAAGATAAAAATTTGACCGCTAATGTTCTAAAGCTAGCTAATTCTCCTGTCTATGGATTGTCAGGGAGTATTTCAGATATCTCAGATGCTATAAAAATTATTGGATTAGGTTTGTTAGAAAATTTGCTCTACACAACAGGTGTGGAAACTGTCTTTAATCAGAAGCCTGATAGTTCTTTATTTAAAAAGAATGAAGGAATTAGTCAAATCGTTATTATGTTGGCAAAAGAATATGATATTCCCAGAAAGTATTGGGAATCTGCCTTTTTGGGGTCTCTCCTACATGATATTGGGTCTTTTAGTTTTGATATGTTTAATCCTGGTTTTGCAGAAAAGTTTAGCGATTTTTGTCGAGATAAACAAATCCCAGTCAATATTTATGAGGAAGCTTTTGCTGGATATAGTTATGCAGAAATAGGAGCTTTGTTGGCTAAAAAATGGAATTTTCCAGATTCCGTAGTGGAGGTCATTGAATATCATAATTACCCGGCTGCTTGTAAAAGTCCAGAACCTGTTTGTGTCTACCTCGTTCATTTGGCCATTAATATTTACAAATACTCAAAAGATATCTCCAATTTTAATAATCTAAGTTATGAGGTAAAACAGTTTTTTTCTTTAAATAATTCTGATGAGTTTAAAAAGTTATGCAATAAATGGATTGACACTAGAGAAAAAAAGACCCGGAGAGAAGAGACTGTTTCTCCGGGTCAAGAGACATAA
- a CDS encoding TSUP family transporter — translation MEIHYGTYIIALFGAFCGGLIDSIAGGGGLITVPVLLALGIPPHLALGTNKFQALFGSLTSSARYRFKGLYTFKEVRWGIPFTILGALLGTYSVNIIDPDILERFLPFLLGAIFLYTLLAKKQLNTENTSNDKYYKWIIIGLILGFYDGFLGPGTGSFWAIGLVILMGFDLKKSTGLTKPMNFLSNITSFIVFLILGKVLWLLGIIMAIGAFCGAWTGTHLVVKKGVKFIRPLFLIVVGATILKLIFFRS, via the coding sequence TTGGAAATTCACTATGGTACTTATATAATTGCATTATTCGGGGCTTTTTGTGGTGGATTAATCGACTCTATTGCCGGAGGTGGTGGTCTTATTACCGTACCCGTTCTACTAGCCTTAGGAATACCACCCCATTTAGCTTTGGGAACAAACAAATTTCAGGCCCTCTTTGGATCATTAACTTCTTCAGCACGGTATCGTTTCAAAGGATTATACACGTTCAAAGAAGTCAGATGGGGGATCCCTTTTACCATATTAGGTGCTTTATTAGGGACATATTCAGTAAATATCATCGACCCGGATATATTGGAAAGATTTCTTCCATTTCTGCTAGGAGCTATATTTCTCTACACTTTATTAGCAAAAAAGCAACTCAATACAGAGAATACCTCAAATGATAAATACTATAAATGGATCATAATAGGACTTATCTTAGGATTCTATGATGGTTTTCTGGGCCCTGGAACAGGCTCTTTTTGGGCGATTGGTTTAGTTATCTTAATGGGTTTTGATTTGAAGAAGAGTACAGGATTGACGAAACCCATGAATTTTTTAAGTAATATAACATCGTTTATTGTCTTTCTTATATTGGGCAAAGTCTTATGGCTATTAGGAATAATCATGGCTATTGGAGCTTTTTGTGGTGCTTGGACAGGGACTCATCTTGTTGTCAAAAAAGGGGTCAAATTTATACGTCCCCTCTTTTTAATTGTTGTAGGAGCCACTATATTAAAATTAATATTCTTTAGGAGTTAA
- a CDS encoding lactate/malate family dehydrogenase, with protein sequence MKVSIIGMGNVGSTLAYTLMLKGLASELILVNRTKSKAQGDAYDLIHAQSFTDTIIPIKAGDIEDTIGSDVIVLTHSVPYQESFKNRMDLLPGNMQLFADTVPELARLSPNGIFLVVTNPVDVLTYGVYKLSGFAPSKVLGIGTLIDSARFRSELSQRMGIAPDDIRAYIFGEHGDSQFPATSLASAGGERINDEELCKELLEESVILGHKIMKAKGYTNYAIAMATSLVVEVIYRNSHRTMPIATYIDDYLGIKDNCFSIPVVVGREGILRIQKPNLSDEEVNKFQHSASIIQQGIDKIKHYWE encoded by the coding sequence ATGAAAGTTTCAATTATAGGAATGGGCAATGTGGGGTCTACTCTAGCGTATACTCTTATGTTAAAAGGATTAGCTTCAGAACTAATTTTGGTAAATAGAACAAAATCAAAAGCCCAAGGAGATGCTTATGATTTGATTCATGCTCAATCCTTCACTGATACTATTATCCCTATTAAAGCTGGTGATATAGAAGATACGATAGGTTCTGATGTCATTGTGTTAACCCATTCTGTACCTTATCAAGAAAGCTTTAAGAATAGAATGGATTTACTTCCTGGAAATATGCAATTATTTGCTGATACGGTTCCAGAATTAGCAAGGCTAAGCCCCAATGGAATTTTTCTTGTAGTAACAAACCCTGTGGATGTTCTTACTTATGGAGTCTACAAACTGAGTGGTTTTGCACCATCAAAGGTATTAGGAATAGGAACCCTTATTGATAGTGCAAGATTTCGTTCAGAATTATCCCAGAGAATGGGAATAGCACCTGACGATATTAGGGCTTACATTTTTGGGGAACATGGTGATTCCCAATTTCCAGCAACTTCTCTAGCTAGCGCTGGAGGAGAAAGAATTAATGATGAAGAGCTTTGTAAAGAATTGCTAGAAGAGTCTGTAATACTTGGTCATAAAATTATGAAAGCGAAAGGTTATACCAATTATGCTATTGCGATGGCAACTTCTCTAGTTGTAGAAGTTATCTATAGAAATAGTCATAGAACAATGCCTATTGCCACCTACATTGATGACTATCTGGGAATTAAGGACAATTGCTTTAGCATACCTGTTGTTGTAGGCAGAGAGGGAATTTTACGAATTCAGAAACCCAATCTATCTGATGAAGAAGTTAATAAATTCCAACATTCTGCTTCGATTATTCAACAAGGTATTGATAAAATCAAGCACTATTGGGAATAA
- a CDS encoding N-6 DNA methylase translates to MIDFEVLRSIEDKIDSETKKSHGIYFTPLTVVDEITQYFDFSKINRVIDSTAGCGNFLLPLALKHPDIEFYGIEKNKTLYQWLSSHSKNVPNLKVFHGDLLTDKFPIPACDLYLGNPPFVNYVDLIEEDKKHFRKLWLEYFPDAKGFKMLLGTSRGDLALLCYIHTIKKYLKNEAQIGVVLPKSLVVGNGASSGFRSYKDIGLQLIKSLPRGKNFVHTNRENVFVIGQKNRQTIWPLRFEEKGVSKDLVTTNNHTFIEQRFYNLLGSNPYEPRQGINTLGANSVFFFDIKPFESKLIKPLLRSGDLSAYKANGTKYVLLPYNIDGKIIKEEDLKKLYPIEYKYLLSKKNILKKRKSRFASHNWYCLFGIGPYTFKKYKVVWRSLGARQLKAAIVEEDLPNQAMYCYIGTDNYKEGLYLTGVMNSKILGELVSSLSPPGSKGYAQPGVINQIALKPYDENNSTMKEIAEVVESLLDKRADNLQHSIDKLVENLYSQ, encoded by the coding sequence GTGATCGATTTTGAAGTACTTAGGAGTATAGAAGACAAGATTGATTCAGAAACCAAAAAATCTCACGGTATATATTTTACTCCGCTTACAGTGGTAGATGAAATTACTCAGTATTTTGATTTCTCAAAGATTAATAGGGTCATTGATTCTACAGCTGGATGTGGTAATTTTTTATTACCTTTGGCATTAAAACATCCAGATATTGAATTTTATGGAATTGAAAAAAACAAAACCCTTTATCAATGGCTTTCATCCCATTCAAAAAATGTTCCTAACTTAAAAGTTTTTCATGGAGACTTGTTAACAGATAAATTCCCTATACCGGCGTGTGATCTATATCTCGGTAATCCTCCCTTTGTAAACTATGTAGATCTAATCGAAGAGGATAAAAAGCACTTTAGAAAATTGTGGCTTGAGTATTTTCCGGATGCCAAAGGTTTCAAAATGCTTCTGGGAACGAGTAGAGGAGATTTGGCTCTTCTTTGTTATATACACACTATCAAGAAGTATTTGAAGAACGAGGCCCAGATTGGAGTTGTCCTTCCAAAATCCTTAGTAGTTGGTAATGGAGCATCCTCTGGATTTAGAAGTTATAAGGACATTGGTCTGCAACTAATAAAATCTTTACCAAGGGGTAAAAATTTTGTTCATACAAACAGAGAGAATGTATTCGTGATAGGTCAGAAAAATAGACAAACCATATGGCCACTGCGTTTTGAGGAAAAAGGGGTCAGTAAGGATCTTGTGACCACCAATAATCATACATTTATTGAGCAAAGATTTTATAACTTACTAGGATCCAATCCTTATGAGCCTAGACAAGGAATCAACACTTTAGGAGCAAATTCCGTTTTCTTTTTTGATATCAAGCCTTTTGAATCTAAACTCATAAAGCCACTTCTCAGATCTGGAGACCTTAGCGCTTATAAAGCAAATGGGACTAAGTATGTTCTCTTACCCTATAATATAGATGGCAAAATCATTAAAGAAGAGGACCTAAAAAAACTATATCCCATAGAATATAAATATCTTCTTAGTAAGAAAAATATTTTGAAGAAAAGAAAATCTAGATTTGCCTCTCATAACTGGTACTGTCTCTTTGGTATAGGCCCATATACATTTAAAAAATATAAAGTGGTATGGAGAAGTCTGGGGGCCCGTCAATTAAAAGCTGCAATCGTAGAAGAAGATTTACCTAATCAGGCTATGTATTGCTATATAGGAACAGATAATTACAAAGAAGGTTTATATCTAACTGGTGTAATGAATAGTAAGATATTGGGAGAGCTTGTCTCCTCCCTATCTCCCCCTGGCAGTAAAGGTTATGCTCAACCAGGAGTTATTAATCAAATAGCCCTTAAACCTTATGATGAGAATAATTCAACTATGAAAGAAATCGCAGAGGTCGTTGAAAGTCTGCTAGATAAAAGGGCGGATAATCTGCAACATTCTATTGATAAATTGGTTGAAAACCTTTATTCCCAATAG
- a CDS encoding mevalonate kinase family protein — MELERVGWGKLLLFGEHSAVQGYPALGMALPEKVKIKWIPKHKEPWVLSGEAYTYRHEFNHLKSYIESFFPELKNWGGSLDVISDVPISSGFGSSSALSVAIAKCMVDFFKLPNKLADIWSLSHQIEKHYHGKPSGIDTALSLSPGVKRVVPFIQDNSYYEELKDINYPIVYGSVERTSNTKELVYSVIEQCDRPEGSSIIKELGFITEEAIQLARSLASIDSWARLINTAHILLKKLNLGNHQQDKLIQEGIKKGAVAGKLSGAGGGGAFYLLFETHEKAKEYYEQLVRQNVTCGLI; from the coding sequence ATGGAATTAGAGAGAGTTGGTTGGGGTAAGCTTTTACTTTTTGGAGAACACTCAGCCGTACAAGGATATCCAGCTTTAGGTATGGCTCTTCCTGAAAAAGTGAAGATAAAATGGATTCCTAAACACAAGGAGCCTTGGGTTTTATCTGGTGAAGCCTATACTTATCGCCATGAGTTTAATCACTTGAAAAGTTATATTGAAAGTTTTTTCCCAGAGTTAAAGAACTGGGGGGGATCTCTGGATGTGATAAGTGATGTCCCTATAAGTAGTGGATTTGGTTCTTCAAGTGCCTTATCCGTTGCGATTGCAAAATGTATGGTTGATTTCTTTAAACTACCAAATAAACTGGCAGATATTTGGTCACTGTCGCATCAGATTGAAAAACATTACCATGGTAAACCTTCAGGAATTGACACTGCCCTTTCTCTTAGTCCAGGGGTAAAGAGAGTCGTGCCCTTTATTCAAGACAACAGTTACTATGAAGAGTTAAAAGATATTAATTATCCAATAGTGTATGGTTCAGTAGAAAGAACAAGTAATACAAAGGAATTAGTTTATTCAGTAATAGAACAATGTGATAGGCCTGAGGGCTCTTCCATAATAAAAGAGCTTGGTTTCATTACAGAAGAGGCTATTCAGTTGGCAAGGTCTTTAGCTTCTATCGATTCCTGGGCTAGGTTGATTAATACAGCCCACATCCTTCTAAAAAAACTTAACTTAGGAAACCATCAACAAGATAAGTTAATACAGGAAGGTATTAAAAAAGGTGCTGTAGCTGGTAAATTATCAGGAGCAGGAGGTGGTGGGGCCTTTTACTTGCTCTTTGAAACCCATGAAAAAGCTAAGGAATATTATGAACAGCTTGTAAGACAAAATGTAACGTGTGGTCTTATATAG
- the mvaD gene encoding diphosphomevalonate decarboxylase, which translates to MTTAIAHPSLALIKYWGKKDPILNLPDTTSLALTLDGIDTTTTVETARVDKIVINDEEQDPAYYKPYLDQFRQLGDYQNGFNIKSTNNFPTAAGLASSSSGFAALTVALDNLLGLNLPREELSSLARIGSGSACRALFEGFTIWSEGSTHAECIYNKQHWPELRVLLIQTQKGKKSISSRSGMTLSKETSPFYNEWLESSRSIIKPSVEGIAKRDLAILGPYIRQSYLRMFSTMFTANPPFIFWSPQTLDIIHFVQKLRDEGICVWETMDAGPQVKLFFEEKDEDRILGAINNKYPELNTFKTKPGLGAHLI; encoded by the coding sequence ATGACAACTGCCATAGCTCATCCTAGTCTGGCATTGATAAAATATTGGGGTAAAAAAGATCCCATACTTAACCTTCCAGATACAACTAGTTTGGCCTTAACCTTAGATGGGATTGATACGACCACTACAGTTGAAACAGCAAGGGTTGATAAGATAGTTATTAATGATGAAGAGCAGGATCCTGCCTATTATAAACCTTATTTGGATCAATTCCGTCAATTAGGTGACTATCAAAATGGATTTAATATAAAATCAACTAATAATTTTCCCACAGCAGCTGGCTTAGCTAGCTCTTCCTCAGGATTTGCGGCGCTTACAGTAGCACTGGATAATTTATTGGGATTGAATCTACCTAGAGAGGAATTAAGTTCTTTGGCTCGTATTGGTTCTGGTTCTGCCTGTCGTGCACTATTTGAAGGTTTTACCATATGGTCTGAAGGTTCGACACATGCTGAATGTATTTATAACAAACAGCATTGGCCAGAGCTACGCGTTTTGTTAATTCAAACACAAAAGGGCAAGAAATCAATATCTAGTAGAAGTGGTATGACTTTAAGCAAAGAAACAAGTCCTTTTTACAATGAATGGTTAGAATCGTCACGGAGTATAATTAAACCTTCTGTTGAAGGTATAGCTAAGAGAGATTTAGCTATTTTAGGTCCTTATATTCGACAGTCTTATTTAAGAATGTTTTCCACCATGTTTACAGCCAATCCTCCTTTTATCTTCTGGTCACCACAGACTTTAGATATCATTCATTTTGTACAGAAATTACGAGACGAAGGAATATGCGTATGGGAAACTATGGATGCTGGTCCCCAGGTAAAGCTATTTTTTGAAGAAAAGGATGAAGATCGAATCCTGGGAGCTATAAATAATAAATATCCCGAGCTTAATACATTTAAAACTAAACCAGGACTGGGAGCACATCTCATCTAA
- a CDS encoding hydroxymethylglutaryl-CoA reductase, degradative: MNNGPRLPMGFRKKDPHVRRQLICELWNISEDNFLTLNDDNQQLLLSDQMIENAIGTMPIPLGIVTNMLINDKSYTIPLVTEEPSVIAAANYASQIISRKGGFTASTDKSIMIQQVFIDTTQTDVEKIPERIEEIKQYLYPQLQSMIKRGGGLHRISIDYLKESLCYKLELYIDVCDAMGANLLNTIGESMVPWIEEQYAVPVIMTILSNSGIQRQAHAQFTIPVDVLKKGNYSGHEVAKRIVRASIIAQEDFNRAVTHNKGIMNGVSALALATGNDTRAVEASIHSYAACSGQYKALSQYRIEDNNLIGSIDLPVMLGTVGGSISYHPISKIVHQILGNPNANELGTIAASLGLSQNFAALFALVSEGIQKGHMNLHKKKEGKS; this comes from the coding sequence ATGAATAATGGTCCCCGTCTCCCTATGGGTTTTCGGAAGAAAGATCCCCATGTCCGCAGACAATTAATATGTGAATTATGGAATATATCAGAAGATAACTTTCTCACCTTAAATGATGATAATCAGCAACTCTTACTATCAGATCAAATGATAGAGAATGCTATTGGTACTATGCCAATACCTTTGGGTATTGTCACAAATATGCTTATTAATGATAAGAGTTATACCATTCCTTTAGTGACAGAGGAACCCTCTGTCATAGCTGCAGCAAACTATGCCTCCCAGATTATATCCAGAAAGGGAGGCTTTACAGCCAGTACAGACAAATCAATAATGATTCAACAAGTTTTTATTGATACGACTCAAACAGATGTTGAAAAGATTCCAGAGCGAATCGAAGAGATCAAGCAGTATTTATATCCACAACTTCAATCAATGATAAAACGTGGAGGGGGGCTTCATCGAATTAGCATAGATTATTTAAAAGAAAGTCTATGTTACAAACTGGAACTGTATATTGATGTATGCGATGCTATGGGGGCCAATTTGTTAAACACCATTGGGGAGTCTATGGTTCCCTGGATTGAGGAACAATATGCTGTCCCTGTCATAATGACAATATTAAGCAATAGTGGCATACAAAGGCAGGCTCATGCTCAATTCACTATACCTGTAGATGTTCTAAAAAAGGGCAATTATTCGGGGCATGAGGTAGCAAAGCGAATAGTAAGAGCCTCAATAATAGCACAAGAGGATTTTAATAGAGCTGTAACTCATAATAAAGGTATTATGAATGGAGTGTCTGCTTTAGCTTTAGCGACGGGTAATGATACACGTGCAGTGGAAGCCTCTATACATAGTTATGCCGCTTGTTCAGGACAATATAAAGCTTTATCACAATATAGAATTGAAGATAATAATCTTATAGGATCCATAGATCTGCCTGTAATGTTGGGGACTGTTGGTGGTAGTATTTCTTATCATCCTATTAGCAAAATTGTGCATCAAATATTAGGTAATCCTAATGCAAATGAATTAGGAACAATCGCAGCTTCTTTAGGTCTGTCTCAAAACTTTGCAGCGCTCTTTGCATTGGTATCAGAAGGTATACAGAAAGGTCACATGAACCTGCATAAAAAAAAGGAAGGAAAATCATGA
- the fni gene encoding type 2 isopentenyl-diphosphate Delta-isomerase: protein MDLEYMSNSSIEERKKKHLEICLDPNLPIEGESAGFDDFGFIHRSLPEIDANSIDLSTHLFGQDIKLPLFISSMTGGSAEGFKANKELARAANQAGIPVGMGSIRILFEEESVFPHFHLKKIARDVPVFANLGFVQIRDFDHSRIIEMLKRLEVQGLAIHLNPAQEIFQIDGDRNFEGIRESLGRFMNQSPVPVMVKETGMGIGPREVRDLKELGATYVNVAGAGGTNWASVEAFRGNDLYKNAALEFKNWGLKTAHILYALNDQVSGVLASGGIRNAMDIAKSLALGADAVGMALPFIRAVKADGADGVLTIIDQCKKVLESVCLLTGVSHFKDLSRDHLLVSHHIQEQIKDWKDKI, encoded by the coding sequence ATGGATTTAGAATATATGAGTAATTCTTCTATAGAGGAACGGAAAAAAAAACATCTTGAGATTTGTCTAGATCCTAATCTCCCTATAGAAGGGGAATCAGCAGGTTTTGATGATTTTGGATTTATTCATCGATCCTTACCTGAAATAGATGCTAATAGTATTGACCTAAGTACCCATTTATTTGGACAGGATATAAAACTTCCTTTATTCATTTCTTCCATGACTGGTGGTAGTGCAGAGGGGTTTAAAGCAAACAAAGAATTAGCCAGAGCGGCCAATCAAGCGGGAATACCTGTAGGTATGGGATCTATACGTATTCTTTTTGAAGAAGAGTCAGTATTTCCACATTTTCATTTAAAGAAGATTGCTAGGGATGTTCCTGTATTTGCTAATCTTGGTTTTGTCCAAATTCGAGATTTTGATCATTCCCGAATAATTGAAATGCTTAAACGCCTAGAAGTACAAGGACTAGCTATTCACCTCAATCCTGCACAGGAAATATTTCAAATTGATGGTGATAGGAATTTTGAAGGAATACGTGAAAGCCTTGGACGATTTATGAACCAAAGCCCGGTTCCTGTTATGGTAAAAGAAACAGGGATGGGAATTGGTCCTAGAGAAGTACGGGATCTTAAGGAATTAGGAGCCACTTATGTAAATGTAGCAGGGGCGGGTGGTACTAATTGGGCCTCTGTGGAAGCCTTTAGAGGAAACGATCTCTATAAAAATGCTGCGTTAGAGTTTAAGAATTGGGGATTAAAAACAGCACATATTCTCTATGCATTAAATGACCAGGTCTCTGGGGTTCTTGCCTCAGGTGGTATACGTAATGCCATGGACATTGCTAAATCATTAGCCTTAGGTGCTGATGCCGTTGGTATGGCTTTACCTTTCATTCGTGCGGTCAAGGCTGATGGAGCTGATGGTGTTCTTACAATCATAGATCAATGTAAGAAAGTCTTAGAATCTGTTTGCTTATTAACAGGTGTTAGTCACTTTAAAGACTTATCAAGAGATCATCTATTGGTATCCCATCACATACAAGAACAAATAAAGGATTGGAAGGACAAGATTTAA
- a CDS encoding hydroxymethylglutaryl-CoA synthase family protein produces MKPTVGISDIGIYIPQNRISLEKVKEYRSKVEPKLERRLRAAIQSTGQKYIRFPNLQQDTVTIAAQAVRCLMNNKDDKWSKQRYHVVGTESTVDQAKPVSAYVNGALERKGYPINKRQTTFQVQHACAGGTAGLISVASLIASGHIDDLGIVTCADVARYETFSTAEITQGSGAAALLVENNPDLLELNLETLGFSSQDVDDFFRPNGSVIARVQGRYSMECYDNALEEAINDHAQRKGASVQNLLKEADMFVLHVPFYKMPYNALRKLISRNLNLHKEELDLFLNERCFLDSIEPIKYIGNTYTASTYISLAFQLRAMYNKYGDDLIGKKLLMASYGSGNTMIIIEATVASNAIKVIKNWDLDQLLNDVNDVDFTEYEDWINGYSSPEDFKTKRDSKVIEKDESEIYLSYIREDGFRIYE; encoded by the coding sequence ATGAAGCCTACTGTTGGAATTAGTGATATTGGCATCTATATCCCACAAAATCGTATTAGTCTTGAAAAAGTGAAAGAATATAGATCAAAAGTTGAGCCTAAACTTGAGCGTCGATTAAGAGCCGCTATCCAATCAACAGGACAAAAGTATATTAGATTTCCTAATCTACAGCAGGACACCGTTACTATTGCAGCTCAAGCTGTCCGTTGTTTAATGAACAATAAAGATGATAAATGGAGTAAACAGCGTTATCACGTTGTTGGAACAGAATCAACTGTTGATCAAGCAAAGCCTGTATCGGCTTATGTAAATGGAGCACTTGAAAGAAAAGGCTATCCTATTAATAAAAGACAAACTACATTTCAAGTTCAACATGCTTGTGCTGGTGGTACTGCAGGACTTATTTCTGTAGCTTCACTGATAGCTTCTGGTCATATTGATGATTTAGGTATAGTGACTTGTGCTGATGTGGCTAGATATGAGACCTTCTCAACCGCTGAAATTACTCAGGGCTCAGGTGCTGCCGCTTTATTGGTTGAAAATAATCCTGATTTATTAGAATTAAACTTGGAAACTTTAGGCTTCTCCAGTCAGGATGTTGATGATTTCTTTCGTCCAAATGGATCTGTGATTGCAAGAGTGCAAGGTCGATATTCTATGGAATGTTATGATAATGCTTTGGAAGAGGCCATCAATGATCATGCTCAAAGAAAAGGGGCCAGTGTACAAAACTTACTGAAAGAAGCAGATATGTTTGTCTTACATGTACCCTTCTACAAGATGCCTTATAATGCTCTTCGCAAGTTAATAAGTCGGAATTTAAATTTGCATAAAGAAGAGTTAGATTTATTTCTTAATGAACGTTGCTTCCTGGATTCCATAGAGCCCATTAAATATATAGGTAATACCTATACTGCTAGTACTTATATATCCTTGGCCTTTCAATTAAGAGCCATGTACAATAAATATGGTGATGATCTCATTGGAAAGAAACTTTTGATGGCCTCTTATGGTTCTGGTAACACCATGATTATTATTGAAGCAACTGTTGCTTCCAATGCTATTAAAGTTATCAAAAACTGGGATCTAGACCAATTATTGAATGATGTAAATGATGTTGACTTCACTGAATATGAAGACTGGATAAACGGATATTCCAGCCCTGAAGATTTTAAAACTAAACGTGATAGTAAAGTCATAGAGAAAGATGAATCAGAAATTTATCTTTCATATATCAGGGAAGATGGATTTAGAATATATGAGTAA
- the gcvH gene encoding glycine cleavage system protein GcvH, translated as MRYSKDHLWVRKEGDLAYIGISIFHVEELGDITFIDFPALGKEVEKDGVLCYIESIKAASDVYSPVSCKVVEINQHLKDAPEWVNKDAEGEGWIMKVSLTNPSEFDKLMDHTQYESYLTQD; from the coding sequence ATGCGCTATTCAAAAGATCATCTGTGGGTTCGTAAAGAAGGCGATTTAGCCTATATTGGCATAAGTATATTTCATGTTGAAGAATTAGGTGATATTACATTCATTGATTTTCCCGCTTTAGGTAAAGAGGTCGAAAAAGATGGGGTTCTTTGCTATATAGAATCGATAAAGGCAGCCAGTGATGTTTATTCCCCTGTTAGTTGTAAAGTTGTTGAAATAAATCAACACCTTAAAGATGCTCCTGAGTGGGTTAATAAAGATGCTGAAGGGGAAGGTTGGATTATGAAAGTTTCATTAACAAATCCTTCTGAGTTTGATAAATTAATGGATCATACTCAATATGAATCCTATTTAACACAGGACTAG